From a region of the Zingiber officinale cultivar Zhangliang chromosome 4B, Zo_v1.1, whole genome shotgun sequence genome:
- the LOC121975638 gene encoding RNA polymerase sigma factor sigE, chloroplastic/mitochondrial-like produces MGIVAVPSSASRSTFGSGGGFTVRRSPPLRRPFIVLSFKGEPVPKCSEAVVSPPVKEAKKSPGKRSKRGKGAVVSAAAVAPSADACARDPGYDEVAAALENIYKLSPADALDWEANGVGNVVRNRKKRAKRLGLEERVRLRQGKEEEESVEAKKRGRRRDLEGDAETLVREYSISTDLYSLDWKRVKIPPVLSSAEHKWLFELMQPMKAIMQVKEDMSKDLNKEPTDGELADAVNMSILQLRRHLEVGQAARNKLIKHNLRLVLFVINKYYPEIATGHKFQEFCQAGVTGLITAIDRFEPKRGFRLSTYGLFWIRHSIIRSMTLASFTKVPFGIESVRQEIQKAKLELSFELGRQPTEKEIAERAGISLERYNDVVKASKPVFSLNGKHIVTQEEYINGITDLDREGDKHKQPALLRLALDDLLDSLKPKESLVMRQRYGLDGKGERTLGEIAGNLNISREMVRKHELKALLKLKHPTRVDYLRRYI; encoded by the exons ATGGGAATTGTGGCCGTTCCCAGCTCAGCCTCCCGATCGACGTTCGGCAGCGGCGGCGGATTCACGGTCCGCCGCTCGCCGCCTCTACGGCGACCTTTCATCGTCTTGTCCTTCAAAGGCGAACCCGTCCCTAAGTGCTCCGAAGCCGTCGTCTCCCCTCCCGTCAAGGAGGCGAAGAAGAGTCCCGGGAAACGGTCCAAGAGAGGGAAGGGCGCCGTGGTCTCCGCCGCCGCTGTCGCTCCTTCTGCCGACGCTTGCGCCAGAGATCCAGGGTACGATGAGGTCGCCGCCGCTCTTGAGAACATCTACAAGCTAAGCCCGGCTGATGCCTTGGACTGGGAGGCGAACGGGGTGGGAAATGTGGTTAGGAACAGGAAGAAGAGGGCGAAAAGGTTAGGTCTTGAAGAAAGAGTGCGTTTGAGGCaggggaaggaggaggaggagagcgtGGAGGCGAAGAAGAGAGGTCGGAGGAGGGATTTGGAAGGGGATGCGGAGACATTAGTGAGGGAGTACTCCATTTCCACCGATTTGTACAGCTTGGATTGGAAGAGGGTGAAGATACCACCAGTTCTTAGCTCGGCTGAGCACAAATGGCTTTTCGAGCTGATGCAACCCATGAAG GCAATAATGCAAGTGAAGGAGGACATGTCTAAGGATCTGAACAAGGAACCAACCGATGGTGAGCTGGCAGATGCAGTGAACATGAGCATTCTACAATTAAGAAGACATTTAGAGGTTGGCCAAGCAGCAAGGAACAAGCTAATCAAG CACAACCTTCGACTGGTTTTATTTGTTATCAACAAGTATTATCCAGAGATTGCAACTGGACATAAATTCCAAGAATTTTGTCAAGCGGGTGTCACAGGTCTCATAACTGCCATCGATCGGTTTGAACCCAAGCGCGGCTTCCGTCTGTCCACATACGGCCTCTTTTGGATCCGACATTCCATTATCCGATCAATGACGCTCGCAAGCTTCACAAAAGTTCCTTTCGGGATTGAGTCG GTCAGACAAGAAATCCAAAAGGCCAAACTGGAACTGTCCTTCGAGCTGGGAAGACAACCTACCGAGAAAGAGATAGCCGAACGAGCAGGAATCTCACTGGAAAGATACAATGATGTTGTCAAGGCATCAAAACCAGTGTTTTCGCTCAATGGAAAGCATATTGTAACACAAGAAGAATACATCAATGGTATTACTGATCTAGATAGGGAAGGCGATAAACACAAACAACCTGCACTTCTACGACTAGCTCTCGACGATTTG CTAGATTCACTGAAGCCTAAGGAAAGCTTGGTGATGCGGCAGAGATATGGGTTGGATGGCAAGGGAGAAAGGACCTTGGGAGAGATTGCAGGGAATCTTAATATATCAAGAGAGATGGTCAGGAAGCATGAACTGAAGGCACTCCTTAAGTTGAAGCATCCAACTCGAGTCGACTACCTTCGTCGATACATTTGA
- the LOC121975639 gene encoding probable protein phosphatase 2C 52 codes for MMVDSGLALERGAADNVSPEKDHEVNSNYASGRWKSVDARWQCGYASFKGKRPSMEDNYDHKSAEIDGKLIGLFGIFDGHGGSRASEYLKEHLFNNLTKHPLLMVDTKIAISETFKRTDSEFLASESNTTRDDGSTASTAVLIDKQLYVANVGDSRAVICKAGKAIPLSDDHKPNRSDERKRIEDAGGVVMWAGTWRVGGILAMSRAFGNRLLKQFVLAEPEIQEQVVDEDLEFLVLASDGLWDVVSNEDAVSLVRMEEEPEVAARKLTETAFARGSSDNITCVVVRFLHNRMDIDYPPLVAQDQHVPCGGSQANC; via the exons ATGATGGTGGATTCAGGTCTAGCTTTGGAGCGTGGAGCTGCTGACAATGTATCACCTGAAAAGGATCACGAAGTAAATAGCAATTATGCAAGTGGAAGATGGAAAAG TGTGGATGCTCGTTGGCAGTGTGGATATGCTAGCTTTAAGGGGAAAAGACCAAGCATGGAGGATAACTATGATCATAAATCAGCCGAAATTGATGGAAAATTGATCGGCCTTTTTGGGATATTTGATG GACATGGTGGTTCACGCGCTTCTGAATATTTGAAGGAACACCTGTTCAACAACCTAACAAAGCATCCATTATTGATGGTGGATACAAAAATCGCAATAA GTGAGACATTTAAAAGAACTGATTCAGAGTTCTTAGCTTCTGAAAGCAATACGACTAGAGATGATGGTTCTACAGCCTCTACTGCAGTTTTGATTGACAAACAATTATATGTAGCTAATGTCGGTGATTCACGTGCCGTAATATGTAAGGCTGGAAAAG CAATTCCTCTCTCTGATGATCACAAGCCGAATAGAAGCGACGAGCGCAAGAGAATTGAGGATGCTGGAGGAGTTGTCATGTGGGCTG GTACCTGGAGGGTTGGAGGCATATTAGCAATGTCTCGAGCATTTGGCAACCGCCTTCTAAAACAATTTGTTCTAGCAGAGCCTGAGATTCAG GAACAAGTGGTGGATGAGGACTTGGAATTTCTGGTTCTGGCCAGTGATGGGCTTTGGGATGTCGTGTCAAACGAG GATGCAGTTTCCCTTGTGAGAATGGAAGAGGAACCTGAAGTTGCTGCTAGGAAGTTAACAGAGACTGCCTTCGCACGTGGTAGTTCGGACAACATTACATGCGTTGTCGTTCGATTTCTTCACAACAGAATGGATATCGATTATCCTCCATTAGTGGCTCAAGATCAACATGTTCCATGTGGAGGCTCTCAAGCTAACTGTTGA
- the LOC121978424 gene encoding uncharacterized protein LOC121978424, which translates to MTPKEATGVTPFQLVYGGETVVPVEVGVESDRMQLYDKGNTKRRLMELDLVDESWDKVTVSLMTYRQRIRQNYNRRVILSSFQVEDMLWKRIKSVDDITKLETSWEGPYKVVQKLRSGPYYLDDKDER; encoded by the coding sequence ATGACTCCAAAAGAAGCGACCGGCGTAACACCATTCCAGCTGGTGTATGGAGGGGAAACAGTGGTCCCCGTGGAGGTTGGAGTAGAATCCGACCGGATGCAACTCTACGACAAGGGAAATACCAAACGGAGgttaatggagctcgacttggtggatgaatcGTGGGATAAAGTCACTGTCTCGCTAATGACATACCGACAGCGGATAAGGCAGAATTACAACCGAAGGGTAATCCTGAGTTCTTTCCAGGTTGAAGATATGTTGTGGAAGAGAATCAAATCGGTCGACGACATCACCAAACTTGAGACGTCATGGGAAGGACCTTACAAGGTCGTACAGAAACTACGCTCAGGGCCCTACTACTTGGACGACAAAGACGAAAGGTGA
- the LOC121975641 gene encoding probable protein phosphatase 2C 8 gives MVGDDEPLSKGVEEGSILLENETQAVLKKPVSARRRRIELCRAGFVGNKRLKDPSEGGSISSSPPDRDADDGLVGIGVAERPKGPPPVAVHSHGAVSVIGGRREMEDAVSVAPEFAAPSRHDFFGVYDGHGGAGVAHLCRERLHVVLSEEAAGGGWPRVEGRWREVMSASFSRLDEEVEAMTWGESSERTMGSTAVVAVVGTNRIVVANCGDSRAVLCRGGAAVPLSFDHKADRPDEIERIEAAGGRVINWEGYRVSGVLATSRSIGDYYLKPFVIPKPDVTVTERIDKDEFLILASDGLWDVVSNESACRIARQCLNGRTAKMFPDAVGGSTPTEAAALLTKLAILRGSEDNISVVVVQLKQLRIKVPHS, from the exons ATGGTGGGCGACGACGAGCCCCTTTCGAAGGGCGTGGAGGAAGGTAGCATCCTTCTAGAAAACGAGACCCAGGCCGTACTCAAGAAGCCGGTATCCGCTCGCCGACGGCGGATCGAGCTCTGTCGCGCCGGGTTCGTAGGAAACAAGCGCCTCAAGGATCCGTCAGAAGGCGGCTCGATTTCATCGTCTCCTCCAGATCGCGATGCTGACGACGGGCTCGTCGGGATCGGTGTTGCTGAGAGGCCGAAGGGGCCGCCTCCGGTCGCGGTCCATTCTCACGGGGCCGTTTCTGTAATTGGGGGGAGGCGGGAGATGGAGGACGCAGTCTCTGTGGCGCCGGAGTTCGCAGCGCCCTCTCGGCACGACTTCTTCGGGGTGTACGACGGCCATGGAGGTGCAGGGGTGGCGCATCTGTGCCGAGAGCGGCTCCACGTCGTGCTGTCAGAAGAGGCGGCGGGCGGGGGGTGGCCGCGGGTGGAGGGGCGGTGGAGGGAAGTCATGTCGGCGAGTTTCTCGAGGTTGGATGAGGAGGTGGAGGCGATGACATGGGGCGAGTCGTCAGAGAGGACGATGGGATCGACAGCGGTGGTGGCCGTGGTGGGGACGAACCGGATCGTGGTGGCCAACTGCGGCGACTCAAGGGCCGTGCTCTGCCGCGGCGGTGCCGCGGTGCCCCTCTCCTTCGACCATAAG GCTGATAGACCAGATGAGATCGAAAGAATTGAGGCAGCTGGAGGTAGGGTGATCAATTGGGAAGGCTATCGTGTTTCTGGTGTCCTTGCCACATCCAGATCTATCG GGGACTATTACCTGAAGCCATTTGTGATACCAAAACCAGATGTGACTGTGACCGAAAGGATCGACAAGGATGAGTTCCTCATCCTAGCCAGCGACGGTTTATGGGATGTGGTCTCCAACGAGTCCGCATGTAGGATTGCGAGGCAATGCCTCAATGGGAGGACGGCGAAGATGTTTCCTGATGCAGTCGGCGGATCGACCCCTACTGAGGCCGCAGCTTTACTGACTAAGCTCGCCATCTTGCGAGGGAGCGAAGACAACATCAGCGTGGTGGTCGTGCAGCTCAAACAACTCCGCATCAAGGTGCCACATTCATGA